The following proteins are co-located in the Anas platyrhynchos isolate ZD024472 breed Pekin duck chromosome 1, IASCAAS_PekinDuck_T2T, whole genome shotgun sequence genome:
- the LOC140000620 gene encoding uncharacterized protein, which yields MLSLLLSKSCKDLHPNLEMRGQGDCCDAAVTPVTAQRTGHSAGAVIRASSRQRHPTVAWAVGECSSHLLLAMARLIFLALAVLGIAQKPWLLDDPMDADTQKRMREHEEQLRQGMARLLQEMEQRRLEQSRGVLGALLFSALQQWHLWALPDLLVLLFGLCRWLKKRSREPGSRSKQGGSTSKKEDNGDADQDGDSHSTWHLGRVWADCSQWPAPSMADKCKVVEELVDELLGACRGLCSKCPFKPQLQPAIGLGCLSEGCSARQDDVVYRLLVPLRPPPGHAFHPELGAMGKRATRKPGLRVDLQCTCARERLLGDMLCFLHHSEDELSRRQEPSLLRSLCTGSYLNVEETTRWFQALVQAAWQLLPRSRHCHLTLLPSRRSCKIKLANASKSTVSIEITLGVQIDGSGSFLSLQ from the coding sequence ATGCTAAGCCTTCTCCTGTccaagagctgcaaggacctTCACCCAAACCTAGAGATGCGAGGCCAGGGGGATTGCTGTGATGCGGCTGTGACGCCGGTGACAGCACAAAGGACGGGTCACAGTGCGGGAGCTGTCatcagggccagcagcaggcagcgccACCCCACTGTGGCCTGGGCCGTTGGTGAGTGCAGCTCGCACCTCCTGCTGGCTATGGCTCGCCTGATCTTCCTcgccctggctgtgctgggcatTGCCCAGAAGCCGTGGTTGCTGGATGATCCCATGGATGCGGATACACAGAAGAGAATGCGAGAGCATGAAGAGCAGCTGCGTCAGGGCATGGCTCGGCTGCTGCAAGAGATGGAGCAGAGGAGACTGGAGCAGAGCCGGGGCGTCCTGGGAGCTCTGCTCTTCAGTGCCTTGCAGCAGTGGCACCTCTGGGCCTTGCCTGACCTCCTTGTGCTGCTCTTTGGGCTCTGCCGCTGGCTCAAGAAAAGGAGCCGTGAGCCGGGCAGCCGCAGCAAGCAGGGCGGCTCTACAAGCAAGAAGGAGGACAACGGTGATGCGGACCAAGACGGTGACTCGCACAGCACCTGGCATCTGGGCAGGGTTTGGGCTGATTGCAGCCAGTGGCCGGCGCCGTCCATGGCTGACAAGTgcaaggtggtggaggagctggtggaCGAACTGCTTGGGGCCTGCCGAGGACTCTGCAGCAAGTGTCCCTTCAAGCCACAGCTGCAGCCGGCCATCGGCCTGGGCTGCCTCTCCGAAGGCTGCAGTGCCCGCCAAGACGACGTCGTCTACCGCCTGCTCGTGCCCCTGAGGCCTCCCCCTGGACACGCCTTCCACCCAGAACTCGGCGCCATGGGGAAGAGAGCAACGAGGAAGCCCGGGCTGCGCGTGGACCTGCAGTGCACCTGCGCCAGGGAGCGGCTGCTGGGGGACATGCTGTGCTTCCTCCACCACTCCGAGGATGAGCTGAGCAGAAGGCAGGAACCCAGCCTCCTACGCAGCCTCTGCACGGGCTCCTACCTCAATGTGGAGGAAACCACACGCTGGTTCCAGGCCTTGGTGCAAGCAGCCTGGCAGCTTCTGCCGCGCTCGCGCCACTGCCACCTGACGCTGCTGCCCTCCCGCCGCTCCTGCAAGATCAAGCTGGCCAACGCCTCCAAGAGCACCGTCTCCATCGAGATCACGCTTGGGGTGCAGATAGATGGCTCGGGCAGCTTCCTGAGTCTGCAGTAG
- the LOC140000617 gene encoding uncharacterized protein translates to MLSLLLSKSCKDLHPNLEMRGQGDCCDAAVTPVTAQRTGHSAGAVIRASSRQRHPTVAWAVGECSSHLLLAMARLIFLALAVLGIAQKPWLLDDPMDADTQKRMREHEEQLRQGMARLLQEMEQRRLEQSRGVLGALLFSALQQWHLWALPDLLVLLFGLCRWLKKRSREPGSRSKQGGSTSKKEDNGDADQDGDSHSTWHLGRVWADCSQWPAPSMADKCKVVEELVDELLGACRGLCSKCPFKPQLQPAIGLGCLSEGCSARQDDVVYRLLVPLRPPPGHAFHPELGAMGKRATRKPGLRVDLQCTCARERLLGDMLCFLHHSEDELSRRQEPSLLRSLCTGSYLNVEETTRWFQALVQAAWQLLPRSRHCHLTLLPSRRSCKIKLANASKSTVSIEITLGVQIDGSGSFLSLQ, encoded by the coding sequence ATGCTAAGCCTTCTCCTGTccaagagctgcaaggacctTCACCCAAACCTAGAGATGCGAGGCCAGGGGGATTGCTGTGATGCGGCTGTGACGCCGGTGACAGCACAAAGGACGGGTCACAGTGCGGGAGCTGTCatcagggccagcagcaggcagcgccACCCCACTGTGGCCTGGGCCGTTGGTGAGTGCAGCTCGCACCTCCTGCTGGCTATGGCTCGCCTGATCTTCCTcgccctggctgtgctgggcatTGCCCAGAAGCCGTGGTTGCTGGATGATCCCATGGATGCGGATACACAGAAGAGAATGCGAGAGCATGAAGAGCAGCTGCGTCAGGGCATGGCTCGGCTGCTGCAAGAGATGGAGCAGAGGAGACTGGAGCAGAGCCGGGGCGTCCTGGGAGCTCTGCTCTTCAGTGCCTTGCAGCAGTGGCACCTCTGGGCCTTGCCTGACCTCCTTGTGCTGCTCTTTGGGCTCTGCCGCTGGCTCAAGAAAAGGAGCCGTGAGCCGGGCAGCCGCAGCAAGCAGGGCGGCTCTACAAGCAAGAAGGAGGACAACGGTGATGCGGACCAAGACGGTGACTCGCACAGCACCTGGCATCTGGGCAGGGTTTGGGCTGATTGCAGCCAGTGGCCGGCGCCGTCCATGGCTGACAAGTgcaaggtggtggaggagctggtggaCGAACTGCTTGGGGCCTGCCGAGGACTCTGCAGCAAGTGTCCCTTCAAGCCACAGCTGCAGCCGGCCATCGGCCTGGGCTGCCTCTCCGAAGGCTGCAGTGCCCGCCAAGACGACGTCGTCTACCGCCTGCTCGTGCCCCTGAGGCCTCCCCCTGGACACGCCTTCCACCCAGAACTCGGCGCCATGGGGAAGAGAGCAACGAGGAAGCCCGGGCTGCGCGTGGACCTGCAGTGCACCTGCGCCAGGGAGCGGCTGCTGGGGGACATGCTGTGCTTCCTCCACCACTCCGAGGACGAGCTGAGCAGAAGGCAGGAACCCAGCCTCCTACGCAGCCTCTGCACGGGCTCCTACCTCAATGTGGAGGAAACCACACGCTGGTTCCAGGCCTTGGTGCAAGCAGCCTGGCAGCTTCTGCCGCGCTCGCGCCACTGCCACCTGACGCTGCTGCCCTCCCGCCGCTCCTGCAAGATCAAGCTGGCCAACGCCTCCAAGAGCACCGTCTCCATCGAGATCACGCTTGGGGTGCAGATAGATGGCTCGGGCAGCTTCCTGAGTCTGCAGTAG
- the LOC140000613 gene encoding uncharacterized protein translates to MLSLLLSKSCKDLHPNLEMRGQGDCCDAAVTPVTAQRTGHSAGAVIRASSRQRHPTVAWAVGECSSHLLLAMARLIFLALAVLGIAQKPWLLDDPMDADTQKRMREHEEQLRQGMARLLQEMEQRRLEQSRGVLGALLFSALQQWHLWALPDLLVLLFGLCRWLKKRSREPGSRSKQGGSTSKKEDNGDADQDGDSHSTWHLGRVWADCSQWPAPSMADKCKVVEELVDELLGACRGLCSKCPFKPQLQPAIGLGCLSEGCSAREDDVVYRLLVPLRPPPGHAFHPELGAMGKRATRKPGLRVDLQCTCARERLLGDMLCFLHHSEDELSRRQEPSLLRSLCTGSYLNVEETTRWFQALVQAAWQLLPRSRHCHLTLLPSRRSCKIKLANASKSTVSIEITLGVQIDGSGSFLSLQ, encoded by the coding sequence ATGCTAAGCCTTCTCCTGTccaagagctgcaaggacctTCACCCAAACCTAGAGATGCGAGGCCAGGGGGATTGCTGTGATGCGGCTGTGACGCCGGTGACAGCACAAAGGACGGGTCACAGTGCGGGAGCTGTCatcagggccagcagcaggcagcgccACCCCACTGTGGCCTGGGCCGTTGGTGAGTGCAGCTCGCACCTCCTGCTGGCTATGGCTCGCCTGATCTTCCTcgccctggctgtgctgggcatTGCCCAGAAGCCGTGGTTGCTGGATGATCCCATGGATGCGGATACACAGAAGAGAATGCGAGAGCATGAAGAGCAGCTGCGTCAGGGCATGGCTCGGCTGCTGCAAGAGATGGAGCAGAGGAGACTGGAGCAGAGCCGGGGCGTCCTGGGAGCTCTGCTCTTCAGTGCCTTGCAGCAGTGGCACCTCTGGGCCTTGCCTGACCTCCTTGTGCTGCTCTTTGGGCTCTGCCGCTGGCTCAAGAAAAGGAGCCGTGAGCCGGGCAGCCGCAGCAAGCAGGGCGGCTCTACAAGCAAGAAGGAGGACAACGGTGATGCGGACCAAGACGGTGACTCGCACAGCACCTGGCATCTGGGCAGGGTTTGGGCTGATTGCAGCCAGTGGCCGGCGCCGTCCATGGCTGACAAGTgcaaggtggtggaggagctggtggaCGAACTGCTTGGGGCCTGCCGAGGACTCTGCAGCAAGTGTCCCTTCAAGCCACAGCTGCAGCCGGCCATCGGCCTGGGCTGCCTCTCCGAAGGCTGCAGTGCCCGCGAAGACGACGTCGTCTACCGCCTGCTCGTGCCCCTGAGGCCTCCCCCTGGACACGCCTTCCACCCAGAACTCGGCGCCATGGGGAAGAGAGCAACGAGGAAGCCCGGGCTGCGCGTGGACCTGCAGTGCACCTGCGCCAGGGAGCGGCTGCTGGGGGACATGCTGTGCTTCCTCCACCACTCCGAGGACGAGCTGAGCAGAAGGCAGGAACCCAGCCTCCTACGCAGCCTCTGCACGGGCTCCTACCTCAATGTGGAGGAAACCACACGCTGGTTCCAGGCCTTGGTGCAAGCAGCCTGGCAGCTTCTGCCGCGCTCGCGCCACTGCCACCTGACGCTGCTGCCCTCCCGCCGCTCCTGCAAGATCAAGCTGGCCAACGCCTCCAAGAGCACCGTCTCCATCGAGATCACGCTTGGGGTGCAGATAGATGGCTCGGGCAGCTTCCTGAGTCTGCAGTAG